Proteins from one Belonocnema kinseyi isolate 2016_QV_RU_SX_M_011 chromosome 8, B_treatae_v1, whole genome shotgun sequence genomic window:
- the LOC117178176 gene encoding zinc finger and SCAN domain-containing protein 2-like, whose product MPRCLIKSLARYSRTNRHEEASNSTFWVPPSAVSRRKKVPKENFTKSINLWNCPKLSIVTRYGFKDNGNMLWNTEVPEELGLNLISLQKNDYEDTSNSEESQHNPEMSGSCVELIEEIELPSILELKKSAPEVSTNLANFEGFEKLVHISGNYHGNYNEIENEIEESLPGSYLSPEKIVEKTDDEVDQPSWKRNKVLHYCPFCNKSFDRPWVLKGHLRLHTGERPFECPVCNKSFADRSNLRAHQRTRNHHEWQWKCGVCFKAFSQRRYLERHCPEACRKYRIAQKKGSD is encoded by the exons atgCCGCGTTGTTTAATTAAATCTCTGGCACGATATAGTCGGACCAACAGACACGAAGAAG cCTCGAATTCAACCTTTTGGGTTCCACCATCAGCGGtctcaagaagaaaaaaagtcccaaaggaaaattttacaaaatcaatcaatttatgGAATTGTCCGAAGCTGTCAATTGTCACTCGatatggctttaaagacaatggCAACATGCTCTGGAATACAGAAGTTCCCGAGGAATTAGGATTAAATCTGATATCtcttcaaaaaaatgattatgaAGATACTTCAAATTCTGAGGAATCACAGCATAATCCAGAAATGTCTGGAAGCTGCGTTGAACTTATTGAAGAGATAGAACTCCCctctattttagaattaaaaaaatctgcaccagaagtttctacaaatttggctaattttgaaggtttcgaaaaatTGGTTCATATTTCCGGAAATTATCATGGCAATTATAATGAAATTGAAAACGAAATTGAAGAATCTTTGCCGGGTTCGTATTTGTCTCctgaaaaaattgtagaaaagacGGATGATGAAGTCGACCAGCCAAGCTGGAAACGCAATAAAGTTTTGCATTATTGCCCCTTTTGTAATAAAAGCTTTGATCGTCCTTGGGTATTAAAAGGACATCTGAGACTTCACACTGGAGAAAGACCTTTTGAGTGTCCCGTTTGCAATAAATCTTTTGCTGATCG atcGAATTTGAGAGCTCACCAAAGAACGAGAAATCATCATGAGTGGCAATGGAAATGTGGTGTTTGCTTCAAAGCTTTTTCTCAAAGACGATATTTGGAACGTCACTGTCCAGAAGCTTGTCGCAAGTATCGAATAGCACAGAAAAAAGGTTCggattaa
- the LOC117178174 gene encoding ATP-dependent RNA helicase me31b: MMTETHINSNHMLNSGLGPKTDLAKMDDVGWKAKLKIPPKDIRMKTSDVTDTRGNEFEEFCLKRELLMGIFEKGWEKPSPIQEASIPIALSGKDILARAKNGTGKTGAYSIPVLEQVDPRKDVIQALVIVPTRELALQTSQILIELAKHMDVKVMVTTGGTNLRDDIMRIYQKVQVIIATPGRILDLIDQNVANMDHCRILVLDEADKLLSQDFKGMLDHVISRLPQRRQILLYSATFPLTVKQFMEKHLKDPYEINLMEELTLKGVTQYYAFVQERQKVHCLNTLFSKLQINQSIIFCNTTQRVELLAKKITDLGYCCYYIHAKMAQAHRNRVFHDFRAGLCRNLVCSDLFTRGIDVQAVNVVINFDFPKMAETYLHRIGRSGRFGHLGIAINLITYEDRFNLHRIEQELGTEIKPIPKVIDPSLYVSRPEDNSCLEEGNVSK, translated from the exons ATGATGACCGAAACACATATAAATTCCAATCACATGCTGAATTCTGGTTTGGGTCCAAAAACAGATCTAGCAAAAATGGATGATGTGGGTTGGAAAGCCAAGCTGAAAATCCCACCGAAGGATATACGAATGAAAACTAGT GATGTTACCGACACACGTGGCAATGAGTTCGAGGAGTTTTGTCTGAAACGGGAATTGCTGATGGGGATCTTCGAAAAAGGCTGGGAGAAGCCTTCTCCTATTCAAGAAGCCAGTATTCCCATTGCACTCTCCGGCAAAGACATTTTGGCGCGTGCCAAAAACGGAACAGGCAAAACTGGAGCGTATTCTATTCCCGTTTTGGAACAG GTTGACCCAAGGAAAGACGTGATACAAGCGTTAGTGATTGTGCCCACCAGAGAGTTGGCATTACAGACTTCACAAATATTGATCGAGCTTGCAAAGCACATGGATGTTAAAGTGATGGTTACCACTGGTGGAACTAACTTGCGCGACGATATCATGAGGATTTATCAGAAAG TGCAAGTTATCATAGCCACCCCAGGTAGAATTCTTGATCTCATCGACCAGAACGTTGCCAATATGGATCACTGCAGGATCCTCGTGTTAGACGAAGCTGATAAACTTCTGTCTCAAGACTTTAAAGGAATGTTAGATCATGTGATTTCCAG ATTACCTCAGAGACGCCAGATTTTGCTGTATTCAGCCACTTTTCCTCTGACAGTGAAGCAGTTTATGGAGAAGCACTTGAAAGATCCGTACGAGATCAATCTGATGGAAGAGCTGACTTTAAAGGGAGTGACACAATACTACGCTTTTGTACAGGAACGCCAGAAAGTTCACTGCCTTAACACGCTATTTTCCAag TTACAAATCAACCAGAGCATAATATTCTGCAATACGACACAGCGCGTGGAACTACTGGCAAAGAAAATTACAGATCTAGGATATTGTTGTTATTACATTCACGCGAAAATGGCCCAGGCTCATCGGAACCGTGTATTTCATGATTTTCGCGCAGGGCTTTGCCGAAATCTG GTTTGCAGTGACTTATTCACGCGTGGAATTGACGTGCAAGCTGTGAACGTTGTGATCAACTTTGACTTTCCCAAAATGGCAGAGACGTATCTGCATCGCATCGGTCGTTCTGGAAGGTTCGGCCACTTAGGTATTGCAATTAATCTAATCACGTACGAGGATCGTTTCAATCTCCATCGTATTGAACAGGAACTCGGTACCGAAATCAAACCAATACCTAAAGTGATTGATCCCAGTTTGTATGTCTCGAGACCTGAAGACAACAGTTGTTTGGAGGAGGGTAACGTTTCTAAGTAG